In Sphingobacterium sp. SRCM116780, the genomic stretch CCTGGAGTCATAATTAATACTAATGCTGTTGAAGTTAACATCCATGCAATATCTGCTGCATTATATACAAAATGATGATTATTTTTAGGCAAAGAGGGCAAAAACAAAGCTAACAGTACAATTATTAGCATAAAATAAAACGGAACAGCAGATTTTTTAATCATTTTTAATAATTACTTTTATTTTTTATCAAAATAAACGAAAAAATATATAAAAAACAATATTTATTTAAAATAATAAACCAAAAAATACATTTTTTATAAAAAAACAGATTAAAATAACCTTTAAACCAGATAAAATAAAATATATAGACACAAAAAAAAGGTGAATTTTATAAAATCCACCTTTTTAAATACAATTTTATTAGAAAAACTACAATTGTTTCTCTAATTTTTCATTTAATACTGATTTTGGAACAGCACCGATTTGTTTATCTACAATTTCTCCATTTTTGAAGAATAACAATGCTGGAATATTACGAATTCCAAAACGAACAGATATTTCAGGGTTTTCATCCACGTTTACTTTCCCAATTACTGCCTTATCGCCATAATCTTTAGCCAATTCTTCAACAATTGGACCAACCATACGGCATGGACCACACCATTCTGCCCAAAAATCAACCAAAACGGGTTTATCTGCTTTTAATACAAGTTCTTCGAAGTTGCTATCTGTAATTTCTAAAGCCATATTCTTATTTTTTTTAACCGAAGTTATATGATTAAATATTATTTACTCTTTATATAACAACAAATATAATAAAGATGTCCGTAATATAAGTGTAATAATTAAAGAGTAAAAGTCTAGTTTAATCTGTAATTTACGCCCTCAAACCTTTCTATTGCATCTAAAAACTCGTTTGTTAGGTGAATGCGCGTTTGCTTTGCAGGCATTTCAACTGAAATTTCATCTTGTGGATCCCAAATTTTGAAACGCAGTTGACAATTAGGCACTACACCTTCGATCAGATTATCGTCCAACACTTGTTTCATCTCTTCCAAAAAAGTATTATTTAAGGCGGGCAACGAAATATTAATGGTGAAAATCTTTGCCATTTTTTCTCGTAAATCGGATAGTAATTGGATTCCCTTAATTTCAAAGCCCCAATTTCCTACCTGTTTAAATCTTTCTTGTACCAGGCCACGAATTTGAACAAAATAACCTTCCTCCAAGTATCCCTTAAATTTGACATAATCTTCACCGAAAACCATGATCTCGTAAGAATCAGAATAATCTTCAATTATGAATGATCCAAATGGTTTACCCGATTTGGCTATACGATGATTTGCTACAGCAATTATACCACCAACCACCACTTCCTTATTTTTTATTCGATTAAAGTCCAATAGCACTTCTTCCTCTACTTCAGAAGCTTTTACTTTATTTATGAGCTGCAAGTCACTCACTTTATTCTGGCAAAAGTGTTTGATCTCAAACTTATAATTATCTAAAGGATGACTTGTAAGATAGATACCTATTACTTCTTTCTCATATTTTAATTTTTCGATTAATCCCCAAGGTGAGCAGGAAGTTAAAACAGGTTCAGGAAGTTCTGCAATTCCCTCTCCTCCGAATAAACTCGCTTGTGCTGAGTTTTCATTCTCTTTAAATCTTTGTGCAAATTTAATCGCTTTCTCCAATCCTGTTGAAGTATCATCTGCATGAAAATATTGGGCACGATGCGTATTTTGAAACCCATCAAATCCACCAGCATAAGCTAGACTCTCGAATGCCTTTTTGTTGGCTGCTCGTAAATCAATACGTTTTGCCAAGTCAAAGACGGATTTGTAAGGACCTGTAGCACGCGTCTGTACAATAGTATCTACCGCTCCTGCCCCCACACCTTTTACAGCACCCATGCCAAATCGAATCGCTCCACGATCATTCACCGTAAATTTATAGTGTGACTCATTCACATCTGGCGCTAATACTTCCAGCCCCATGCGCTTGCACTCTTCCATGAAGAAGGTTACCTGCTTAATATCATTCATATTGTTAGACAGTACTGCCGCCATATATTCCGCTGGAAAATGAGCCTTCAGGTAAGCTGTTTGATAGGCTATCCACGCATAACAAGTTGAGTGCGACTTGTTAAAAGCATAACTTGCAAAAGCTTCCCAATCCGTCCATATTTTTTCTAATACTTTTGCA encodes the following:
- the trxA gene encoding thioredoxin, coding for MALEITDSNFEELVLKADKPVLVDFWAEWCGPCRMVGPIVEELAKDYGDKAVIGKVNVDENPEISVRFGIRNIPALLFFKNGEIVDKQIGAVPKSVLNEKLEKQL